The following coding sequences lie in one Variovorax terrae genomic window:
- a CDS encoding DUF962 domain-containing protein has product MTTAADTHAPAAGTRRVDQLLAHYGESHRNPTNELIHFVAIPAIMLSIVGMMYAAHPWVAYAFLAASVVYYARLSVVFLVTMVLWSGLLLALVLAMGAMAFKLSLAIFVVAWIFQFIGHKIEGKKPSFFEDLQYLWVGPLFVLSKLFSRLGIRW; this is encoded by the coding sequence ATGACGACCGCCGCCGACACCCACGCCCCCGCCGCCGGCACACGCCGGGTGGACCAGCTGCTCGCCCACTACGGCGAGAGCCACCGCAACCCGACCAACGAGCTGATCCACTTCGTGGCCATCCCGGCCATCATGCTCAGCATCGTGGGCATGATGTACGCCGCGCATCCCTGGGTGGCCTATGCCTTCCTCGCGGCCAGCGTGGTGTACTACGCCCGGCTGTCGGTGGTGTTCCTCGTCACCATGGTGCTGTGGTCGGGCCTGCTGCTGGCCCTGGTGCTGGCCATGGGCGCGATGGCCTTCAAGCTGTCGCTCGCCATCTTCGTCGTGGCCTGGATCTTCCAGTTCATCGGCCACAAGATCGAGGGCAAGAAGCCGTCCTTCTTCGAGGACCTGCAATACCTGTGGGTGGGGCCGCTGTTCGTGCTGAGCAAGCTGTTCAGCCGGCTTGGCATCCGCTGGTAA
- the cutA gene encoding divalent-cation tolerance protein CutA: MQDSQKYDIWSVATTVATLEDAHRLAREVLAQQLAACAQIEPIESLYPWQGRLCEEREFRLTFKTAPAARTALERWLKAHHPYELPQIVAMKYIADKDYAAWTLAQLGPQSGA, from the coding sequence ATGCAAGACAGTCAAAAATACGACATTTGGAGCGTCGCCACCACCGTGGCAACCCTTGAGGACGCGCACCGCCTGGCGCGCGAGGTGCTGGCGCAGCAGCTTGCCGCCTGCGCGCAGATCGAGCCGATCGAATCGCTGTACCCCTGGCAGGGGCGGCTGTGCGAGGAGCGCGAATTCCGGCTCACGTTCAAGACCGCCCCGGCGGCCCGCACGGCGCTGGAGCGCTGGCTGAAGGCGCATCACCCCTACGAGCTGCCGCAGATCGTTGCTATGAAATACATAGCAGACAAAGACTATGCCGCCTGGACCTTGGCCCAATTGGGGCCGCAATCTGGCGCCTGA
- a CDS encoding DUF2889 domain-containing protein produces the protein MLSTPAARAPLHTRTITFRGYAREDGLWDMEGELHDSKHYSYASGSRSMPAGTPIHHMHLRATVDDRLCIHDIETSMESTPFGECRSADATMKRMIGQTMGPGWRQAIDRAIGGVQGCTHLRELLFNLATAAFQTIPHAREVRRREAGQPAVEGGDPPFYMGKCMTWDFNGPVVARVAPQFVGWAKPGRKPD, from the coding sequence ATGCTCAGCACACCCGCCGCCCGCGCTCCCCTGCACACCCGAACCATCACCTTCCGCGGCTATGCCCGCGAGGACGGGCTGTGGGATATGGAGGGCGAGCTGCACGACAGCAAGCACTACAGCTACGCCAGCGGCAGCCGCTCCATGCCCGCGGGCACGCCGATCCACCACATGCACCTGCGCGCGACGGTGGACGACCGCCTCTGCATCCATGACATCGAAACCTCGATGGAGAGCACGCCGTTCGGCGAATGCCGGTCCGCCGATGCCACCATGAAACGCATGATCGGCCAGACCATGGGCCCCGGCTGGCGCCAGGCGATCGACCGCGCCATCGGCGGCGTGCAGGGCTGCACCCACCTGCGCGAGCTGCTGTTCAACCTGGCGACGGCGGCCTTCCAGACCATCCCGCATGCGCGCGAGGTGCGGCGCCGCGAGGCCGGGCAGCCGGCCGTCGAGGGCGGCGATCCGCCGTTCTACATGGGCAAGTGCATGACCTGGGACTTCAACGGCCCGGTGGTGGCGCGCGTGGCGCCGCAATTCGTGGGCTGGGCAAAGCCGGGGCGCAAGCCTGATTGA
- the ftsY gene encoding signal recognition particle-docking protein FtsY, protein MFSFFKKKAPPAPPAPTALPDAAAPVSVPPAVAPAVAASPAPAAPEPSRKGWLDKLKAGLRKTGSSIATVFTGTQIDDALYEELEAALLMADTGVKATQHLLDDLRRRVKETKTTDPAAVKGLLADAIAELLAPLEKPLVIGQHKPTVIMVAGVNGAGKTTSIGKLTRHLSAEGASVLLAAADTFRAAAREQLGVWADRNTVEIVSQEGGDPAAVSFDAVTAGRARGKDVVLVDTAGRLPTQLHLMEELRKIKRVVTKADATAPHEVLLVIDGNTGQNALAQVRAFDDALQLTGLIVTKLDGTAKGGVLAAIALWARERTQIHPDLRPVPVYFIGVGEKLEDLETFSAREFAQALLA, encoded by the coding sequence ATGTTCAGTTTCTTCAAGAAAAAAGCACCGCCCGCCCCCCCTGCTCCCACCGCGCTGCCCGACGCCGCAGCCCCCGTTTCCGTGCCGCCGGCCGTCGCGCCCGCCGTGGCTGCCAGCCCGGCGCCCGCCGCGCCCGAGCCCTCGCGCAAGGGCTGGCTCGACAAGCTCAAGGCCGGCTTGCGCAAGACCGGCTCGAGCATCGCCACCGTGTTCACCGGCACGCAGATCGACGATGCGCTGTATGAAGAGCTGGAAGCCGCCCTGCTGATGGCCGACACCGGCGTCAAGGCCACCCAGCACCTGCTGGACGATCTGCGGCGGCGCGTCAAGGAAACCAAGACCACCGACCCGGCCGCCGTCAAGGGCCTGCTGGCCGACGCCATCGCCGAGCTGCTGGCGCCGCTGGAGAAGCCGCTGGTGATCGGCCAGCACAAGCCCACCGTGATCATGGTGGCGGGCGTCAACGGCGCGGGCAAGACCACCTCGATCGGCAAGCTCACGCGCCACCTGTCGGCCGAGGGCGCCTCGGTGCTGCTGGCCGCGGCCGACACCTTCCGCGCCGCGGCGCGCGAGCAGCTTGGCGTCTGGGCCGACCGCAACACCGTGGAGATCGTCAGCCAGGAAGGCGGCGACCCGGCCGCCGTGAGCTTCGACGCCGTCACCGCGGGCCGGGCGCGCGGCAAGGACGTGGTGCTGGTGGACACGGCCGGGCGCCTGCCGACGCAACTGCATTTGATGGAGGAGCTGCGCAAGATCAAGCGGGTGGTGACCAAGGCCGATGCCACGGCACCGCACGAGGTGCTGCTGGTGATCGACGGCAACACCGGCCAGAACGCATTGGCCCAGGTGCGCGCCTTCGACGACGCGCTGCAGCTCACCGGCCTGATCGTGACCAAGCTTGACGGCACGGCCAAGGGCGGCGTGCTGGCTGCCATTGCCCTCTGGGCGCGCGAGCGCACCCAGATTCACCCGGACTTGCGGCCGGTCCCCGTCTATTTCATCGGCGTGGGCGAGAAGCTCGAAGACCTGGAAACCTTCAGCGCTCGGGAGTTTGCGCAGGCTTTGCTGGCTTGA
- a CDS encoding M16 family metallopeptidase yields the protein MKRLLPALSFVLGLAFTAGASAQTPVKTEQFTLANGMTLIVKPDRRAPTAVHMVWVRVGSLDEVDGTSGVAHALEHMMFKGTPTLPPGEFSRRVAALGGRENAFTTRDYTGYYQQIPAGRLEDVMKLEADRFAHNQWPDEEFRKEIEVVKEERRMRTEDVPRSLLYEQLNAAAFIASPYHRPVVGWMSDLDAMTPDDVRDFHRRWYVPANATVVVVGDVEPAQVHRLAEKYYGGIPARAVPARKPRTEPVQAGIRRLEFKAPAEQAYVTLAFRVPQLASLTAPQPSDEDALALTVLAAVLDGYEGARLARALTQGPDRVADSAGAGNGLFGRGPQLFVLDGVPAQGKTAEQVEAALRAQVALVAREGVSEAELNRVKTQWVAGEVYKLDSLMNQARELGSYWIQGQPLDAGERLIQRLRAVTAQQVQAVAARYFGDDQLTVATLRPQPLDKNRAPRPAAPGAAGEMR from the coding sequence ATGAAACGACTTCTCCCAGCCCTTTCCTTCGTCCTGGGATTGGCCTTCACGGCCGGCGCCAGCGCCCAGACCCCCGTCAAAACCGAACAATTCACCCTCGCCAACGGCATGACGCTGATCGTCAAGCCCGACCGGCGCGCGCCCACGGCCGTGCACATGGTCTGGGTGCGCGTGGGCTCGCTGGACGAGGTGGACGGCACCTCGGGCGTGGCGCATGCGCTGGAGCACATGATGTTCAAGGGCACGCCGACGCTGCCGCCGGGCGAGTTCTCGCGCCGCGTGGCGGCGCTGGGCGGGCGCGAGAACGCCTTCACCACGCGCGATTACACCGGCTACTACCAGCAGATCCCGGCCGGCCGGCTGGAGGATGTGATGAAGCTCGAAGCCGACCGCTTCGCGCACAACCAGTGGCCTGACGAGGAGTTCCGCAAGGAGATCGAGGTGGTCAAGGAGGAGCGCCGCATGCGCACCGAGGACGTGCCGCGCTCGCTGCTGTACGAGCAGCTCAATGCCGCGGCCTTCATCGCCTCGCCCTACCACCGCCCGGTGGTGGGCTGGATGAGCGACCTCGACGCCATGACGCCCGACGACGTGCGCGACTTCCACCGCCGCTGGTACGTGCCGGCCAACGCCACCGTGGTGGTGGTGGGCGACGTGGAGCCGGCCCAGGTGCATCGCCTGGCCGAGAAATACTACGGCGGCATCCCGGCGCGCGCCGTGCCCGCGCGCAAGCCGCGCACCGAGCCCGTGCAGGCGGGCATCCGCCGCCTCGAATTCAAGGCGCCGGCCGAGCAGGCCTACGTGACGCTGGCGTTCCGCGTGCCGCAACTGGCCTCGCTCACGGCGCCCCAGCCGTCCGACGAGGACGCGCTTGCCCTCACGGTGCTGGCGGCCGTGCTCGACGGCTACGAGGGCGCGCGGCTGGCCCGCGCGCTGACCCAGGGGCCCGACCGCGTGGCCGACAGCGCCGGCGCGGGCAACGGCCTGTTCGGGCGCGGGCCGCAACTCTTTGTGCTGGATGGCGTGCCGGCGCAGGGCAAGACCGCGGAACAGGTCGAGGCCGCGCTGCGCGCCCAGGTGGCGCTGGTGGCGCGCGAGGGCGTGAGCGAGGCCGAGCTCAACCGCGTCAAGACGCAGTGGGTGGCCGGCGAGGTCTACAAGCTCGACTCGCTGATGAACCAGGCGCGCGAACTCGGCAGCTACTGGATCCAGGGCCAGCCGCTGGACGCCGGCGAGCGCCTGATCCAGCGCCTGCGCGCCGTCACGGCGCAGCAGGTGCAGGCGGTGGCGGCGCGCTACTTCGGCGACGACCAGCTCACCGTCGCCACGCTGCGCCCGCAGCCTCTGGACAAGAACCGCGCGCCGCGCCCGGCGGCACCCGGCGCCGCGGGAGAGATGCGATGA
- a CDS encoding M16 family metallopeptidase, whose amino-acid sequence MNPSTMKTIAKNNRCTWTLAAFLSFFGMNAAFAALPIQHWTQASGAQVYLVESPGIPMLDVQIDFDAGARRDPAPQAGLASVTADMASKGLLARGAEPALDENALSQAWADLGASFGAGAGNDRMSFSLRSLTYPDLLDRAVRLAARQLGEPAFPEAVWLRERARLNAALKEANTRPATLAGRAFAQAVYGGHPYGQEMTEDSLARIGVADMRAFYGGLIAPCRAKVSLVGAVTRAQADALVQTLLSRLPQPAACAPLPVLPEVSPLAAAREQRIPFASAQAQVLIGQPGYRRNDPDFFALTVGNYILGGGGFVSRLTSEVREKRALSYSVYSYFAPGLHAGAFTVGLQTRPDQADAAVRVAREVVAKFVAEGPTEAELKAAKDNLIGGFALRIDSNRKLLDNVANIAWNGLPLNYLDTWTQQVGQVSAAQIKAAFARKLQPERMVTVVLGGTP is encoded by the coding sequence ATGAACCCGAGCACTATGAAAACAATAGCAAAGAACAACCGCTGCACCTGGACGTTGGCCGCTTTTCTCTCATTTTTCGGGATGAATGCCGCTTTCGCGGCCCTGCCGATCCAGCACTGGACCCAGGCCAGCGGCGCGCAGGTCTATCTGGTCGAGAGCCCGGGCATCCCGATGCTGGACGTGCAGATCGACTTCGACGCCGGCGCCCGCCGCGACCCGGCCCCGCAGGCCGGCTTGGCCAGCGTCACCGCCGACATGGCTTCCAAGGGGCTGCTGGCGCGCGGCGCCGAGCCGGCGCTCGACGAGAACGCGCTGAGCCAGGCCTGGGCCGACCTCGGCGCCTCGTTCGGCGCCGGCGCGGGCAACGACCGCATGAGCTTCTCGCTGCGCTCGCTGACCTACCCCGACCTGCTGGACCGCGCCGTGCGGCTGGCCGCGCGCCAGCTTGGCGAACCCGCGTTTCCCGAGGCCGTCTGGCTGCGCGAGCGCGCGCGCCTGAACGCCGCGCTCAAGGAGGCCAACACCCGCCCGGCCACCCTGGCCGGCCGCGCCTTCGCCCAGGCCGTCTACGGCGGCCACCCCTACGGCCAGGAGATGACCGAGGACAGCCTCGCGCGCATCGGCGTGGCCGACATGCGCGCCTTCTACGGCGGCCTGATCGCGCCCTGCCGCGCCAAGGTGAGCCTGGTCGGCGCGGTCACGCGCGCGCAGGCCGATGCGCTGGTGCAAACCCTGCTGTCGCGCCTGCCCCAGCCTGCTGCCTGCGCGCCGCTGCCTGTACTGCCCGAGGTGTCGCCGCTGGCCGCCGCGCGCGAGCAGCGCATCCCGTTCGCCTCGGCCCAGGCCCAGGTGCTGATCGGCCAGCCGGGCTACCGGCGCAACGACCCCGACTTCTTCGCGCTCACCGTGGGCAACTACATCCTGGGCGGCGGCGGCTTCGTCTCGCGCCTGACCTCCGAGGTGCGCGAGAAGCGGGCCCTGAGCTACAGCGTCTACAGCTACTTCGCGCCCGGCCTGCATGCGGGCGCCTTCACCGTAGGCCTGCAGACCCGGCCCGACCAGGCCGACGCGGCGGTGCGCGTGGCGCGCGAGGTGGTTGCCAAGTTCGTGGCCGAGGGGCCGACCGAGGCCGAGCTCAAGGCCGCCAAGGACAACCTGATCGGCGGCTTCGCGCTGCGCATCGACAGCAACCGCAAGCTGCTGGACAACGTGGCCAACATCGCCTGGAACGGGCTGCCGCTGAACTACCTCGACACCTGGACGCAGCAGGTCGGCCAGGTCAGCGCGGCCCAGATCAAGGCCGCCTTCGCGCGCAAGCTGCAGCCCGAGCGCATGGTGACCGTGGTGCTGGGCGGCACGCCCTGA
- the rsmD gene encoding 16S rRNA (guanine(966)-N(2))-methyltransferase RsmD produces MTSPDTQPRRAPAPKGRPKGSRPAPAAAPHEVRIIGGQWKRSKLPVADRPGLRPTPDRVRETLFNWLGQDLTGWRCIDAFAGSGALGFEAASRGAAEVLMLEQDAALVARLAAVKTRLGAAAVRIERGDGVAALGRAAPGSVDLVFLDPPFEAEALFAPALRAARTALRADGLVYLEAPRPWDADALAAHGLQPHRHLKAGAVHAHLLRHL; encoded by the coding sequence ATGACTTCTCCCGACACCCAACCGCGCCGCGCGCCGGCCCCGAAGGGCCGCCCCAAGGGCAGCCGCCCGGCGCCGGCCGCGGCGCCGCACGAGGTGCGCATCATCGGCGGCCAGTGGAAGCGCAGCAAGCTGCCGGTGGCCGACCGGCCCGGCCTGCGCCCCACGCCCGACCGCGTGCGCGAAACCCTGTTCAACTGGCTCGGCCAGGACCTCACGGGCTGGCGCTGCATCGATGCCTTCGCCGGCAGCGGCGCCCTGGGCTTCGAGGCCGCCTCGCGCGGCGCGGCCGAGGTGCTGATGCTGGAGCAGGACGCGGCGCTGGTGGCGCGGCTTGCGGCCGTCAAGACCCGGCTGGGCGCCGCGGCGGTGCGCATCGAGCGCGGCGACGGCGTGGCGGCGCTCGGGCGCGCCGCGCCGGGCTCGGTCGACCTGGTGTTTCTCGACCCCCCGTTCGAGGCGGAGGCGCTGTTCGCGCCGGCGCTGCGGGCGGCCCGGACTGCGCTGCGGGCCGATGGCCTGGTCTACCTCGAGGCGCCCCGGCCCTGGGACGCCGACGCGCTGGCCGCCCACGGTCTGCAGCCGCACCGCCACCTGAAAGCCGGGGCCGTGCACGCCCATTTGTTACGGCATCTGTAA
- the coaD gene encoding pantetheine-phosphate adenylyltransferase — MSNVVAVYPGTFDPMTLGHEDVVRRATQLFDRVIVAVAAGHHKKALFTLQERIEMAREVVSRYPQVEVESFSGLLRDFVVQRGGKAMVRGLRAVTDFDYEFQLAGMNRSLMPDVETVFLTPSDKYQFISSTFVREIAVLGGEVDKFVSASVQQRLAEKVRSLGRE; from the coding sequence ATGTCCAACGTCGTTGCCGTCTATCCCGGGACCTTTGACCCCATGACCCTGGGCCACGAAGACGTGGTCCGGCGGGCCACGCAGTTGTTCGACCGCGTGATTGTGGCGGTGGCCGCCGGCCACCATAAGAAGGCCTTGTTCACCTTGCAGGAGCGCATCGAGATGGCGCGCGAGGTGGTGAGCCGCTATCCGCAGGTGGAAGTGGAGAGCTTCTCCGGCCTGCTGCGCGACTTCGTGGTGCAGCGCGGCGGCAAGGCCATGGTGCGCGGCCTGCGCGCCGTGACCGACTTCGACTACGAGTTCCAGCTCGCCGGCATGAACCGCAGCCTGATGCCCGACGTGGAGACCGTGTTCCTCACGCCCAGCGACAAGTACCAGTTCATCTCCAGCACCTTCGTGCGCGAGATCGCGGTGCTGGGTGGCGAGGTCGACAAGTTCGTCTCGGCCTCGGTGCAGCAGCGCCTGGCCGAGAAGGTGCGCAGCCTGGGCCGCGAGTAA
- a CDS encoding YkvA family protein, with translation MGFLNTARSWARRIKRDAMTLWFARTHPDTPWYAKALGAFVLAYALSPIDLIPDFIPVLGYLDDVILLPALIWLTLRLLPPQVLLESRQQAEAWMARPAAKPRSFVGAVVIVLVWTALAVALAFWIAAALRR, from the coding sequence ATGGGTTTCCTGAACACGGCACGAAGCTGGGCCAGGCGCATCAAGCGCGATGCGATGACGCTGTGGTTCGCCCGAACGCATCCGGACACCCCCTGGTACGCCAAGGCGCTGGGCGCTTTCGTGCTGGCCTATGCGCTCAGCCCGATCGACCTGATCCCCGACTTCATTCCGGTGCTCGGCTACCTGGACGACGTCATCCTGCTTCCGGCCCTGATCTGGCTGACCCTGCGCCTGCTGCCGCCCCAGGTCTTGCTGGAGTCCCGCCAGCAGGCCGAGGCCTGGATGGCCCGGCCGGCGGCCAAGCCGCGCAGCTTCGTGGGGGCGGTCGTGATCGTGCTCGTCTGGACGGCGCTGGCCGTGGCGCTGGCCTTCTGGATCGCCGCCGCGCTGCGGCGCTGA
- a CDS encoding alpha/beta fold hydrolase — protein MPRLILIPGLAGDATMWQAQLAALPAALSPVVTDVHTRAETVEAMARALLEEHGGELILCGASMGGMVAMETARQAPQRVRGLALLGTSARPETDDMRALRESAIELFRQGRAEEVIRPNVGFAFAPQQANDPALVQAYLDFVLGAGAEQLIRQNRAVIARPDARAHLPQLRCPTLVMCGEADQLTPPECAREIAALVPGAELVLLPQCGHMLTMEKPDEVNATLLAWLARVNPSRP, from the coding sequence ATGCCCCGACTGATCCTGATCCCCGGCCTGGCCGGCGACGCCACGATGTGGCAGGCGCAACTGGCCGCGCTGCCCGCCGCCCTGAGCCCCGTCGTCACCGACGTCCACACGCGCGCCGAAACGGTCGAGGCCATGGCCCGCGCCCTGCTGGAGGAGCATGGCGGCGAGCTGATCCTGTGCGGCGCGTCGATGGGCGGCATGGTGGCGATGGAGACGGCACGCCAGGCGCCGCAGCGCGTCCGGGGCCTGGCCCTGCTGGGCACCAGCGCGCGGCCCGAGACCGACGACATGCGCGCGCTGCGCGAGAGCGCGATCGAGCTGTTCCGCCAGGGGCGCGCCGAGGAAGTGATCCGGCCCAACGTGGGCTTTGCCTTCGCCCCGCAGCAGGCCAACGACCCGGCGCTGGTGCAGGCCTACCTGGACTTCGTGCTGGGCGCGGGCGCCGAGCAGCTGATCCGCCAGAACCGCGCCGTGATCGCGCGGCCCGATGCGCGCGCCCACCTGCCGCAGCTGCGCTGCCCCACGCTGGTGATGTGCGGCGAGGCCGACCAGCTCACCCCGCCGGAGTGCGCGCGCGAGATCGCGGCCCTGGTCCCCGGTGCCGAGCTGGTGCTGCTGCCGCAGTGCGGCCACATGCTGACGATGGAAAAGCCGGACGAGGTGAACGCCACGCTGCTGGCGTGGCTGGCACGGGTGAATCCGTCCCGGCCTTGA
- a CDS encoding MarR family winged helix-turn-helix transcriptional regulator produces the protein MTDALTLGLRLAEAHARLGFKLDDELGTFHGLSFGDFLLLHRLALAEGRRLPVDELARPLGLTLSAAVRRLLPLEKTGLLDRVPGAAGRRAGEAVLRPAGQALLQGALETVQAVCREATRAIGPDEAAATAHALEALSRSRALDL, from the coding sequence ATGACCGACGCACTCACCCTGGGCCTGCGGCTGGCCGAGGCCCATGCGCGGCTCGGCTTCAAGCTGGACGACGAGCTCGGCACCTTCCATGGCCTGAGCTTCGGCGACTTCCTGCTGCTGCACCGGCTGGCGCTCGCCGAGGGGCGCCGCCTGCCGGTGGACGAACTCGCGCGGCCGCTGGGGCTCACGCTCTCGGCTGCCGTGCGCCGGCTGCTGCCGCTGGAGAAGACCGGGCTGCTCGACCGCGTGCCCGGCGCCGCGGGGCGGCGCGCCGGCGAGGCCGTGCTGCGCCCGGCAGGCCAGGCACTGCTGCAAGGCGCGCTCGAGACAGTGCAGGCCGTGTGCCGCGAGGCCACGCGGGCCATCGGCCCGGACGAGGCCGCCGCCACCGCCCATGCGCTTGAGGCGCTGTCGCGCAGCCGGGCGCTCGATCTGTAG
- a CDS encoding GIY-YIG nuclease family protein yields the protein MNDKRTLTRQYKAARVPMGVFLIRNHANGRLYVDASMNLPGAMNRHRFELQLRSHRNKELQRDWIACGADQFSFEVLERLKERDDPQFDYPAELADALALWREELPCHGPAGYNGRPGPAHTKEAP from the coding sequence ATGAACGACAAGCGCACCCTCACCCGGCAATACAAGGCCGCCCGGGTTCCCATGGGCGTGTTCCTGATCCGGAACCACGCCAACGGCCGCCTCTACGTCGATGCCAGCATGAACCTGCCGGGCGCGATGAACCGGCACCGCTTCGAGCTGCAGCTGCGCTCGCACCGCAACAAGGAGCTGCAGCGCGACTGGATCGCCTGCGGCGCCGACCAGTTCAGCTTCGAGGTGCTGGAGCGCCTCAAGGAACGCGACGACCCGCAGTTCGACTACCCGGCGGAACTCGCCGACGCCCTGGCGCTGTGGCGCGAAGAACTCCCCTGCCACGGGCCGGCCGGCTACAACGGCCGCCCGGGCCCGGCCCACACCAAGGAGGCGCCATGA
- the urtA gene encoding urea ABC transporter substrate-binding protein, protein MQRRFTLKALAAATALASLSALPAHAADTIKVGVLHSLSGTMAISETVLKDTVLMAIDDINKKGGVLGKQLEPVVVDPASNWPLFAEKTKQLLGQDKVSVIFGCWTSVSRKSVLPVVEEMNGLLFYPVQYEGEELSKNVFYTGAAPNQQAIPAVDYLMSKEGGGAKRWVLLGTDYVYPRTTNKILRAYLKSKGVADKDIDEKYTPFGHSDYQTIVADIKKFSAGGKTAVVSTINGDSNVPFYKELGNAGLKAKDVPVVAFSVGEEELRGVDTKPLVGHLAAWNYFMSLKNPTNTEFIKQWSDYAKAKKIPGHMDKPLTNDPMEATWIGIHMWKQAVEKAKSTDTDKVIAAMAGQTFKAPSGIVSKMDEKNHHLHKSVFIGEIKADGQFNVVWKTPGPVKAKPWSPYIEGNDKKKDEPDGKSKM, encoded by the coding sequence ATGCAACGCCGGTTCACCCTCAAGGCCCTCGCGGCCGCCACCGCCCTGGCCAGCCTTAGCGCTTTGCCAGCCCATGCCGCCGACACCATCAAGGTGGGCGTGCTGCACAGCCTCTCAGGCACCATGGCGATCTCGGAAACCGTGCTCAAGGACACGGTGCTGATGGCCATCGACGACATCAACAAGAAGGGCGGCGTGCTGGGCAAGCAGCTCGAGCCCGTGGTGGTCGACCCGGCTTCCAACTGGCCGCTGTTCGCCGAGAAGACCAAGCAGCTGCTCGGCCAGGACAAGGTTTCGGTGATCTTCGGCTGCTGGACCTCGGTGTCGCGCAAGTCGGTGCTGCCGGTGGTCGAGGAAATGAACGGCCTGCTGTTCTACCCGGTGCAGTACGAGGGTGAAGAGCTCTCCAAGAACGTGTTCTACACCGGCGCCGCGCCCAACCAGCAGGCCATTCCGGCGGTGGACTACCTGATGAGCAAGGAAGGCGGCGGTGCCAAGCGCTGGGTGCTGCTGGGCACCGACTACGTCTACCCGCGCACCACCAACAAGATCCTGCGCGCCTACCTCAAGAGCAAGGGCGTGGCCGACAAGGACATCGACGAGAAGTACACGCCCTTCGGCCACAGCGACTACCAGACCATCGTGGCCGACATCAAGAAGTTCTCGGCCGGCGGCAAGACGGCGGTGGTCTCCACCATCAACGGCGACTCCAACGTGCCGTTCTACAAGGAACTGGGCAACGCCGGCCTCAAGGCCAAGGACGTGCCGGTGGTGGCCTTCTCGGTCGGTGAGGAAGAGCTGCGCGGCGTGGACACCAAGCCGCTGGTCGGCCACCTCGCTGCCTGGAACTACTTCATGAGCCTGAAGAACCCGACCAACACTGAGTTCATCAAGCAGTGGAGCGACTACGCCAAGGCCAAGAAGATTCCCGGCCACATGGACAAGCCGCTGACCAACGACCCGATGGAAGCCACCTGGATCGGCATCCACATGTGGAAGCAGGCGGTGGAGAAGGCCAAGTCCACCGACACCGACAAGGTGATCGCCGCCATGGCGGGCCAGACCTTCAAGGCGCCCTCGGGCATCGTCTCCAAGATGGACGAGAAGAACCACCACCTGCACAAGAGCGTGTTCATCGGCGAGATCAAGGCCGACGGCCAGTTCAACGTGGTGTGGAAGACGCCCGGCCCGGTCAAGGCCAAGCCGTGGAGCCCGTACATCGAAGGCAACGACAAGAAGAAGGACGAGCCGGACGGCAAATCCAAGATGTGA